The following are encoded in a window of Phragmites australis chromosome 22, lpPhrAust1.1, whole genome shotgun sequence genomic DNA:
- the LOC133905365 gene encoding probable calcium-binding protein CML25/26 has protein sequence MVAMVASSLFASLDKDGDGKVSASELRGCMAAALGEDMSEEEAAAILAAADADGDGLLDRDEFLSLAREAECAADEGGRYECLREAFGMYANAADGEEQCITPASLKEMLSRLLGTSQHLGMEECRAMICRFDLNGDGVLSFDEFRVMMHDGLM, from the coding sequence ATGGTTGCCATGGTGGCATCGTCCTTGTTCGCATCCTTGGACAAGGACGGCGACGGCAAGGTCTCCGCCTCCGAGCTGCGCGGCTGCATGGCCGCAGCGCTCGGCGAGGACATGTCCGAGGAGGAAGCCGCAGCCATCTTGGCAGCAGCGgacgccgacggcgacggcctGCTGGACCGCGATGAGTTCTTGAGCCTGGCCCGTGAAGCGGAATGCGCCGCCGACGAGGGCGGCAGGTACGAGTGCCTGAGAGAGGCTTTCGGGATGTACGCAAACGCAGCTGACGGGGAAGAGCAGTGCAtcacgccggcgagcctgaagGAGATGCTGAGCCGGCTGCTGGGCACCTCGCAGCATCTAGGCATGGAGGAGTGCAGGGCCATGATCTGCAGGTTCGACCTCAACGGCGACGGCGTGCTCTCCTTCGACGAGTTCAGGGTCATGATGCATGATGGCCTCATGTGA
- the LOC133905366 gene encoding uncharacterized protein LOC133905366, whose translation MPKSKRNRPVTLSKTKKKPGLERKGKVVAEIKHAIEHYADAYVFTYDNMRNQKLKSLREQLKSSSRIFLAGKKVMQIALGRSAADEAKTGLHKLSKFLQGDSGLLFTNLPRDDIESLFREFEGHDFARTGSTATETVELKEGPMEHFTHEMEPFLRKQGLPVRLNKGVVELIADHVVCEEGKPLSPEAAQTLRLLGIQMATFRIYLVCRWSADDFEVYKEGLAHLHADDSS comes from the exons ATGCCGAAATCCAAGCGCAACCGCCCAG TGACCTTatcaaagaccaagaagaagccaGGTTTAGAGCGCAAGGGCAAAGTAGTCGCCGAAATCAAACATGCCATCGAGCACTACGCCGACGCCTATGTCTTTACCTACGATAACATGAGAAATCAGAAGCTCAAGAGCCTCAGGGAGCAGCTCAAGTCCTCTAGCAG GATATTTCTTGCTGGAAAGAAAGTCATGCAGATAGCATTGGGGCGTTCAGCTGCTGATGAAGCTAAAACAGGCCTGCACAAACTTTCCAAG TTCCTTCAAGGTGACTCTGGACTGCTCTTTACTAATCTTCCAAGGGATGATATCGAAAG TCTGTTTCGAGAATTTGAGGGGCATGATTTTGCAAGGACAGGAAGTACTGCAACAGAAACG GTGGAGCTTAAGGAAGGCCCTATGGAACATTTTACACATGAAATGGAACCCTTTCTACGCAAGCAAGGACTGCCAGTTCGCCTGAACAAAG GTGTTGTAGAGTTAATTGCAGATCATGTGGTGTGTGAGGAAGGGAAACCCCTTTCACCAGAAGCAGCACAGACTCTG CGCTTGCTTGGGATACAGATGGCAACATTCCGAATCTACCTTGTCTGCCGCTGGTCTGCTGATGACTTTGAAGTGTACAAAGAAGGCTTGGCGCACCTGCACGCTGATGATTCCTCTTGA
- the LOC133905367 gene encoding probable phytol kinase 2, chloroplastic isoform X1 yields MWPLFSSDDVYAPFLAPLIIILNIIKLTVIGLGVVKDDGVVNSMTRHGDYRELLKGPLYYACALTLTTIIFWRASPISIAVICNLCAGDGVADIVGRRFGHAKLPHNPEKSYAGSIAMFLAGFIASVLYMCYFNIFGFVEKSWTMDVAFGVISLVAAVVESLPISTRLDDNLTVPLASVLVGGLVFYFIGVGNLCCMSSDRSSISAIVEMVFGGSSK; encoded by the exons ATGTGGCCTTTGTTCAG TTCTGATGATGTGTATGCACCATTTCTTGCTCCACTTATCATTATATTGAACATCATAAAGTTGACAGTGATTGGACTTGGTGTAGTCAAAGATGATGGTGTGGTTAACTCGATGACCAGGCATGGAGACTACAG AGAACTTCTCAAGGGTCCGTTGTATTATGCTTGTGCTTTAACTCTGACAACTATAATTTTCTGGAGGGCATCTCCCATCTCAATCGCTGTGATTTGCAATTTGTGTGCGGGAGACG GTGTCGCTGACATAGTTGGAAGACGATTCGGGCATGCAAAGCTCCCTCACAACCCTGAAAAATCGTATGCTGGATCCATTGCGATGTTCCTAGCTGGTTTCATTGCATCAGTCCT CTACATGTGCTACTTCAACATTTTCGGGTTTGTTGAGAAGAGCTGGACTATGGATGTTGCTTTTGGTGTGATATCCCTTGTCGCTGCAGTTGTTGAGTCACTACCGATTAGCACACGCCTCGACGACAATCTGACGGTTCCTCTCGCATCTGTACTAGTCGGTGGCCTGGTGTTCTATTTTATCGGCGTCGGAAACCTCTGCTGCATGAGCAGTGACAGGAGCAGCATTTCTGCGATCGTTGAAATGGTCTTTGGAGGCAGCAGCAAGTAG
- the LOC133905367 gene encoding probable phytol kinase 2, chloroplastic isoform X2 yields the protein MTRHGDYRELLKGPLYYACALTLTTIIFWRASPISIAVICNLCAGDGVADIVGRRFGHAKLPHNPEKSYAGSIAMFLAGFIASVLYMCYFNIFGFVEKSWTMDVAFGVISLVAAVVESLPISTRLDDNLTVPLASVLVGGLVFYFIGVGNLCCMSSDRSSISAIVEMVFGGSSK from the exons ATGACCAGGCATGGAGACTACAG AGAACTTCTCAAGGGTCCGTTGTATTATGCTTGTGCTTTAACTCTGACAACTATAATTTTCTGGAGGGCATCTCCCATCTCAATCGCTGTGATTTGCAATTTGTGTGCGGGAGACG GTGTCGCTGACATAGTTGGAAGACGATTCGGGCATGCAAAGCTCCCTCACAACCCTGAAAAATCGTATGCTGGATCCATTGCGATGTTCCTAGCTGGTTTCATTGCATCAGTCCT CTACATGTGCTACTTCAACATTTTCGGGTTTGTTGAGAAGAGCTGGACTATGGATGTTGCTTTTGGTGTGATATCCCTTGTCGCTGCAGTTGTTGAGTCACTACCGATTAGCACACGCCTCGACGACAATCTGACGGTTCCTCTCGCATCTGTACTAGTCGGTGGCCTGGTGTTCTATTTTATCGGCGTCGGAAACCTCTGCTGCATGAGCAGTGACAGGAGCAGCATTTCTGCGATCGTTGAAATGGTCTTTGGAGGCAGCAGCAAGTAG